Proteins encoded together in one Dasypus novemcinctus isolate mDasNov1 chromosome 9, mDasNov1.1.hap2, whole genome shotgun sequence window:
- the PLA2G2D gene encoding group IID secretory phospholipase A2: MELPLLCVLVVMAGVTPTQGGILNLNKMVRQVTGKVAAFSYWPYGCYCGLGGRGQPKDATDWCCRAHDCCYHRLKKERCRVFTDYYKYTFAQDEVQCSARGSWCEQQLCACDKEVAFCLRRNLDTYQKHLRYYWRPRCGHQTPEC; encoded by the exons GTGTGACTCCAACCCAGGGCGGGATCCTGAACCTGAACAAGATGGTCCGACAAGTGACCGGGAAGGTGGCCGCCTTCTCCTACTGGCCCTACGGCTGTTACTGCGGGCTGGGCGGCAGAGGCCAACCCAAGGATGCCACCGACTG GTGCTGCAGAGCCCACGACTGCTGTTACCACCGCCTGAAGAAGGAGCGCTGCCGTGTCTTCACCGACTATTACAAATACACCTTTGCCCAGGATGAAGTCCAGTGCT CGGCCAGGGGGAGCTGGTGTGAGCAGCAGCTGTGCGCCTGCGACAAGGAGGTGGCCTTCTGCCTGCGGCGCAACCTGGACACCTACCAGAAGCACCTGCGTTACTACTGGCGGCCCCGCTGCGGGCACCAGACCCCCGAGTGCTAG